One Methanolobus sp. WCC4 DNA segment encodes these proteins:
- a CDS encoding aminotransferase class I/II-fold pyridoxal phosphate-dependent enzyme, whose protein sequence is MRKACTPSKFVADVMNKVPPSGIRRYFDLASGIDDVISLGVGEPDYITPWHIREACIHSLECGETSYTSNYGLLELRESLADHFSAKYGVSYNPDSEILVTSGVSEALDVAIRAITDPGDEIIVVQPSYVAYVPSVMFAGGVPVIISTKLENNFKLTAEELKAAITPKTKAVIINYPNNPTGATMGREDLEAIADVVCEHDIMVISDEVYDCLTYDYNNGHTCFASLEGMRERTILLNGFSKAYAMTGFRLAYAMASPDIISAMMLIHQYSMLCAPITAQIGAIEALRNGTDEMMRMVRSYDRRRHLIVNGLNKIGLECFEPKGAFYAFPSIESTGLTSEEFAERLMNEQHVVTIPGNVFGDAGTGFLRCSYATSLEEIEKALERIGAFVDGL, encoded by the coding sequence ATGAGAAAAGCATGCACCCCTTCAAAATTCGTAGCAGATGTGATGAACAAGGTGCCACCATCAGGCATACGTCGCTACTTCGATCTTGCGTCCGGGATAGATGATGTTATCTCCCTTGGCGTAGGTGAGCCGGATTATATTACTCCCTGGCACATTAGGGAAGCGTGCATTCATTCTCTGGAATGTGGCGAGACATCCTATACTTCTAATTATGGACTTCTGGAACTCAGGGAATCCCTGGCTGACCACTTCTCTGCAAAGTACGGTGTGAGTTACAACCCGGATTCTGAGATACTTGTTACTTCAGGTGTCAGTGAAGCACTCGATGTAGCTATCAGGGCTATCACAGATCCCGGTGATGAGATAATCGTTGTCCAGCCATCTTATGTGGCATACGTACCTTCGGTGATGTTCGCAGGTGGAGTACCTGTTATCATCTCAACAAAACTTGAGAATAATTTCAAGCTCACAGCAGAAGAGCTGAAGGCTGCTATTACTCCTAAGACAAAGGCTGTTATCATCAATTACCCTAACAACCCAACAGGCGCTACCATGGGCAGGGAGGACCTTGAGGCTATTGCAGATGTTGTCTGCGAGCATGATATCATGGTCATATCCGATGAGGTCTACGACTGCCTTACCTACGATTATAATAATGGACACACATGTTTTGCTTCACTTGAAGGAATGCGTGAAAGGACCATCCTGCTCAACGGTTTCTCCAAGGCATATGCAATGACCGGTTTCAGGCTGGCCTATGCAATGGCATCTCCTGATATCATCAGTGCAATGATGCTGATCCATCAGTATTCCATGCTCTGTGCCCCCATCACTGCACAGATAGGAGCCATCGAAGCCCTTCGTAACGGCACCGATGAAATGATGCGCATGGTCCGCAGCTACGACCGCCGCCGCCACCTTATCGTCAACGGCCTGAACAAGATCGGTCTTGAATGCTTCGAGCCAAAGGGCGCATTCTATGCATTCCCTTCCATCGAAAGCACGGGTCTGACCTCAGAAGAGTTCGCAGAACGCCTGATGAACGAGCAGCATGTCGTCACAATTCCTGGCAATGTGTTCGGTGATGCAGGTACCGGATTCCTGAGATGTTCCTATGCGACCTCCCTTGAGGAGATCGAGAAGGCTCTGGAAAGGATCGGGGCTTTTGTTGATGGGTTGTGA
- a CDS encoding Lrp/AsnC family transcriptional regulator, with protein MDDRTRHILECLEEDARMGHEKIAALTGLTADEVSKRVKELEDSGVIRKYKTVIDWDLAGDENVYAIIELKVSLERTIGYQPLVERLYKFPEVRSVRLLSGQYDLSLTVSGKTMKEVAFFVAEKISTLEQVQHTTTHFVLKTYKEDGIILYEQDHVTRLPVTP; from the coding sequence ATGGATGATAGAACACGTCATATTCTGGAATGTCTTGAAGAGGATGCACGTATGGGTCATGAGAAGATCGCAGCCCTTACAGGTCTCACTGCCGATGAGGTGAGTAAAAGAGTAAAGGAACTCGAGGACAGTGGTGTTATCCGAAAATACAAGACCGTTATTGATTGGGATCTTGCAGGTGATGAGAACGTCTATGCAATAATCGAGCTCAAGGTGAGCCTTGAAAGGACAATTGGATACCAGCCGCTTGTTGAGCGTCTGTACAAGTTCCCGGAAGTACGTTCTGTCAGGCTTCTATCCGGACAATATGATCTTTCACTTACCGTTTCCGGTAAGACGATGAAGGAAGTCGCTTTCTTCGTTGCCGAGAAGATATCAACCCTTGAACAGGTACAACATACAACCACTCACTTTGTCCTGAAGACATACAAAGAGGATGGTATAATCCTCTATGAGCAGGACCATGTTACACGTTTACCGGTGACCCCTTAA
- a CDS encoding 30S ribosomal protein S8e, whose protein sequence is MKWQGRSRRTYTGAKVKSARGKRKFELGNEPAETHIHETKRKNVSTRGGNRKVRLLQCNIANVTDTQGKTQKADIETVVGNVANEHYVRRNILTKGSVIKTSLGEARITSRPGQDGVVNAVLLE, encoded by the coding sequence ATGAAATGGCAAGGCAGATCCAGAAGGACATACACAGGTGCTAAGGTCAAGTCAGCTCGCGGAAAGAGGAAATTCGAGCTTGGTAATGAACCAGCTGAAACCCACATCCATGAGACTAAGAGGAAGAACGTTTCAACAAGAGGCGGAAACAGAAAAGTAAGGCTTCTCCAGTGCAATATCGCAAATGTCACAGATACACAGGGCAAGACCCAGAAGGCTGACATCGAGACTGTTGTAGGGAATGTTGCTAACGAGCACTACGTCAGGCGTAACATCCTCACAAAGGGCTCAGTTATCAAGACCTCCCTTGGTGAAGCAAGGATCACAAGTCGTCCAGGTCAGGATGGCGTTGTGAACGCGGTATTGCTCGAGTAA
- a CDS encoding ribonuclease Z: MLRVTFLGTGGSLPTPERNPSAVMVNREGELMLFDCGEGTQQQMMRAKTGMKALSSIFISHFHADHMLGIPGLIQTMSFHGRTEPLKIYGPHWVHEFARILSALGYYKLRFEIDAIDLSPGDVIKRDDYSIMAIKTEHSIPSLGYALVENERSGKFDRQKAIELGVPPGPLFSKLHRGESVEVDGKVIHSKDVVGKARPGRKIVYTGDTRPCKAILEASRDADLLIHDSTLANEQQEWAIESMHSTAQEAATLAKEANVLKLVLTHISSRYSDDPSQLLKEAKEVFDKVVVADDLMELDIPYRDKM; the protein is encoded by the coding sequence ATGCTGCGCGTAACATTTCTTGGAACAGGGGGGTCCCTTCCAACCCCGGAACGCAATCCATCGGCTGTAATGGTCAACCGTGAAGGCGAGCTTATGCTCTTTGATTGCGGAGAGGGAACGCAACAACAGATGATGCGGGCAAAGACAGGGATGAAGGCACTGTCCTCCATATTCATAAGTCATTTCCATGCCGACCACATGCTAGGCATCCCCGGACTTATACAGACAATGTCATTCCACGGACGCACAGAGCCACTGAAGATATACGGTCCTCACTGGGTCCATGAATTCGCAAGGATACTCAGTGCCCTGGGTTACTACAAACTGCGCTTTGAGATAGATGCCATAGACCTGAGTCCGGGAGATGTTATAAAAAGAGATGATTATTCCATCATGGCAATAAAAACAGAACATAGCATACCAAGTCTTGGATACGCGCTTGTGGAAAATGAAAGAAGCGGTAAATTCGACCGCCAGAAAGCCATTGAACTTGGCGTTCCCCCGGGACCACTCTTCTCAAAACTACATCGCGGAGAATCCGTGGAAGTGGACGGAAAAGTAATACATTCAAAGGACGTCGTGGGAAAAGCACGCCCGGGAAGGAAGATAGTCTACACCGGAGACACACGTCCATGCAAGGCCATACTTGAAGCAAGCAGGGATGCTGATCTCCTTATACACGATTCCACACTGGCAAATGAACAGCAGGAATGGGCGATAGAATCAATGCATTCCACCGCACAGGAAGCTGCCACACTGGCAAAGGAAGCTAATGTGCTTAAACTTGTCCTCACGCATATCAGTTCCAGATACTCAGATGACCCGTCGCAGCTACTCAAGGAAGCAAAAGAAGTATTCGATAAAGTGGTCGTTGCAGATGACCTGATGGAACTCGACATCCCTTACAGGGATAAGATGTGA
- a CDS encoding AAA family ATPase: MIHIVRTVQKTSIKSNRETNSEPAECTADFLVLEPAGYPMASILDEYPEISDPGVFEHYAREQWNGYTAHKGDYLFDRRMYPDFAYKVTDVEPPASVIGQNTHIIVSDTSVSSIPAVEFRSDVTFDDVIGQQNARKKCRLIERFLASPEKFGKWAPRNVLFFGPSGTGKTMLAKALANKAHVPILPVKATELIGEFVGEGARQIHQLYERAQEMAPCIIFIDELDAIALDRRHQTLRGDVAEIVNALLTEMDGIVERPGVCTIGATNRTDTIDLAVRSRFEEEIEFTLPDEKERLLILESNVGTFPVPVKDLDLRAIAKMTEGLSGRDLVGKVLKTALHNVIIEDRDAVTQDDLYAAIKKLKNLPAPSSGDRMYI; this comes from the coding sequence ATGATACATATAGTAAGGACTGTCCAGAAAACCAGTATTAAGTCGAACAGGGAAACAAATTCAGAACCAGCAGAATGTACAGCTGACTTTCTCGTGCTGGAGCCAGCAGGTTATCCTATGGCAAGCATACTTGATGAGTATCCCGAGATCTCTGACCCGGGTGTTTTCGAACACTATGCAAGGGAGCAGTGGAATGGTTATACGGCCCACAAGGGCGATTATCTCTTTGACCGTCGCATGTATCCTGATTTTGCATACAAGGTAACTGATGTTGAACCACCGGCCTCTGTGATAGGACAGAACACTCACATCATTGTAAGTGATACTTCTGTGAGCAGTATTCCTGCGGTGGAGTTCAGGAGCGATGTTACTTTTGATGATGTCATTGGGCAGCAGAACGCTCGTAAGAAGTGCAGACTGATCGAACGTTTTCTCGCATCACCTGAGAAGTTCGGCAAATGGGCGCCAAGGAACGTGCTTTTCTTCGGTCCTTCGGGTACTGGTAAGACCATGCTTGCAAAGGCACTGGCAAATAAGGCACATGTACCTATTCTTCCTGTAAAGGCTACCGAGCTTATAGGCGAGTTCGTAGGTGAGGGTGCCAGACAGATACACCAGCTATACGAACGCGCACAGGAAATGGCTCCTTGTATAATTTTCATCGATGAGCTGGATGCGATCGCCCTTGACCGCAGACACCAGACACTTCGTGGGGACGTTGCAGAGATAGTGAATGCTCTTCTTACGGAGATGGATGGTATAGTAGAGCGTCCGGGAGTATGTACTATAGGAGCCACCAACCGTACAGACACCATAGACCTTGCTGTAAGGAGCAGGTTCGAGGAAGAGATCGAGTTCACCCTCCCTGATGAGAAAGAACGTCTTTTGATACTGGAATCAAACGTAGGGACATTCCCTGTTCCTGTAAAGGATCTCGATCTTCGGGCAATTGCAAAGATGACGGAAGGACTTTCCGGAAGGGATCTGGTAGGCAAGGTGCTCAAGACCGCTCTTCATAATGTTATCATAGAGGACAGGGATGCTGTCACCCAGGATGACCTGTATGCAGCTATCAAAAAACTGAAGAACCTTCCTGCACCATCCAGTGGTGACAGAATGTACATCTAA
- a CDS encoding ATP-binding protein, translated as MKKEPMVRNMKIPGVVNTVFLLVVCILGFVLLAPFVIEASTSSIIISSVLIGCAFIAIIFASNHIEKKNKELENNIEELENKRIELEHLVERNAKIEDMISSLVSMFIQPNDTDAIIHKTLERTGTLCNTGNSYLYLFKQNGAAYMSHQWKSEKHADRTSVFERKAVSHLSWIRAKLDRRQIIVLTENEESEERTGKEQDLLRSNGLKSIFIIPVGSNEELKGFISLENYSVGVDHCQDYTHTLKVVSELVGMALNHRSFLKDLSLFKDLINRSNDFIFVIDLENTNIIDVNQTACQELGHTREEFLNMNEQDIQNLFNDNFWCNDLQEMFGDRYLEPNKTLTRKDNSTLPVELNVTFSNLDHHNYALAIVRDITKRKDIESILEKTKEVMELALDGADLGMWDWNLRTDEVMYNDRWASMAGYELENIEQNINSWRELTHPDDLEMLNANIDNHLKGETPLFESEFRMKNNEGKWQWILARGKLTEWDKNNEPFRFTGTTMDLDERKRFEEELRHSNELKDLFTDIMRHDLLNPAGNVKGFSDVLLEMEQEQTKTHIIKTMQRSIDKLIEMIDSAATFAKLESAEELELSRMDIMMMLKNASEQFYQHLREKNMDLEIRARGNYPAMLNPIVEEIFANFISNAIKYSPENTKVILDIEDHYDEWKVKVIDSGEGIPDESKPLVFDRFKRVHKKGVKGTGLGLAIVKKIAELLGGSVGIEDNPEGQGSVFWVRLKKAYADEHQNDIHNEPDEISCNDTFANNDQAVMNDC; from the coding sequence ATGAAAAAAGAGCCAATGGTCCGGAACATGAAGATACCCGGTGTCGTAAACACCGTCTTTCTTTTAGTCGTATGTATCCTGGGATTTGTACTTCTGGCGCCATTTGTCATTGAAGCAAGTACGAGCTCTATAATCATAAGTTCCGTACTCATAGGATGTGCTTTCATTGCTATAATCTTTGCCAGTAACCACATCGAAAAGAAGAATAAAGAACTGGAGAACAACATTGAGGAACTGGAGAACAAAAGAATAGAGCTTGAACATCTCGTCGAGCGCAATGCAAAGATAGAGGACATGATATCCTCACTTGTATCGATGTTCATCCAGCCCAATGATACCGATGCTATAATACACAAGACACTTGAGAGAACCGGCACACTCTGTAATACCGGAAATAGCTACCTGTACCTGTTCAAACAGAACGGTGCAGCATACATGTCACACCAGTGGAAAAGTGAAAAGCATGCAGACCGAACAAGTGTTTTTGAAAGAAAGGCAGTTTCACATTTATCATGGATCAGAGCTAAACTGGACAGAAGGCAGATAATAGTCCTCACAGAAAATGAGGAGAGCGAAGAAAGAACTGGTAAAGAACAGGATCTTTTAAGGTCTAATGGATTAAAGTCCATCTTCATAATACCGGTGGGATCAAACGAAGAGCTTAAAGGTTTCATCAGTCTGGAGAATTACTCTGTCGGTGTTGATCATTGTCAGGACTATACACACACATTGAAAGTAGTGTCAGAGCTTGTTGGAATGGCACTGAATCACAGGTCATTCCTCAAGGACCTCAGTCTTTTCAAGGATCTTATCAACAGGTCCAACGATTTCATCTTCGTCATCGATCTGGAGAACACAAATATCATCGATGTGAATCAGACTGCATGCCAGGAACTCGGACATACAAGAGAAGAGTTCCTCAACATGAATGAACAGGACATACAGAACCTTTTCAATGATAATTTCTGGTGCAATGACCTTCAGGAAATGTTCGGTGACAGGTATCTTGAACCCAACAAGACACTCACAAGGAAAGATAATAGTACCCTGCCTGTCGAGCTAAATGTCACCTTTTCAAACCTTGACCATCACAATTATGCCCTGGCGATCGTCCGTGATATCACGAAGCGCAAGGATATCGAGAGCATACTGGAAAAGACAAAGGAGGTCATGGAACTTGCACTGGATGGTGCTGACCTCGGGATGTGGGACTGGAACCTCAGAACGGATGAGGTCATGTACAATGACCGCTGGGCCAGCATGGCAGGATATGAACTCGAAAATATAGAACAGAACATCAATTCATGGAGAGAGCTCACACATCCTGATGACCTTGAGATGCTAAATGCGAACATTGACAATCACCTGAAAGGAGAGACACCGCTCTTTGAATCAGAGTTCAGGATGAAGAACAACGAAGGAAAATGGCAGTGGATCCTTGCAAGAGGCAAGCTCACCGAGTGGGATAAGAACAATGAACCTTTCAGGTTCACCGGAACGACCATGGACCTTGACGAAAGAAAGAGATTCGAGGAAGAACTTCGTCACTCCAATGAGCTCAAGGACCTTTTCACTGACATAATGCGCCATGACCTGCTCAACCCTGCAGGAAATGTCAAAGGTTTCTCGGACGTACTTCTGGAGATGGAGCAGGAGCAGACCAAAACACATATCATAAAGACGATGCAGAGAAGTATCGACAAGCTTATAGAGATGATCGATTCAGCTGCAACGTTCGCCAAACTGGAATCTGCTGAGGAACTGGAGCTTTCCAGAATGGATATAATGATGATGCTGAAAAATGCCAGCGAGCAATTCTATCAGCACCTAAGGGAAAAGAACATGGATCTGGAGATCCGGGCCAGAGGTAACTACCCCGCCATGCTCAATCCTATAGTTGAAGAGATTTTTGCCAATTTCATATCAAATGCCATCAAATACAGCCCGGAGAACACAAAGGTAATATTGGACATCGAGGACCATTATGACGAGTGGAAAGTGAAGGTCATCGATTCAGGAGAAGGAATTCCTGATGAGTCAAAACCCCTTGTCTTTGACCGTTTTAAGAGAGTTCATAAGAAAGGAGTAAAAGGAACCGGCCTTGGTCTTGCTATTGTGAAGAAGATAGCTGAACTCCTTGGAGGAAGTGTTGGGATCGAGGACAACCCTGAAGGACAGGGCAGTGTATTCTGGGTCAGATTGAAGAAGGCATATGCTGATGAACACCAGAATGACATCCATAACGAGCCTGACGAGATCAGTTGCAATGACACCTTTGCAAATAATGATCAGGCTGTGATGAACGATTGCTAA
- a CDS encoding sulfide-dependent adenosine diphosphate thiazole synthase, which yields MELDETIITRAIVDEFSKVFMDYIEVDVALVGGGPANLVAAKYLGEAGLKTVLFEKKLSIGGGMWGGGMMFPRIVVQEDAKHILDDFGINYHEYEKGYYVASSVESVGKLISGATDAGTEIFNLIDVEDVMIRENDTVCGLVINWGAVSMMRLHVDPLAIRAKVVIDGTGHDAGVCSTVQRKIPGTEMDLDVIGEKPMWADVGEKILMETTKEVYPGLIVTGMAANAVAGAPRMGPVFGGMMLSGKKAAELAIEKLQK from the coding sequence ATGGAACTTGATGAAACTATCATTACACGGGCTATAGTTGACGAATTCTCAAAGGTCTTTATGGATTACATCGAGGTTGATGTGGCCCTTGTTGGAGGAGGACCTGCAAACCTGGTTGCTGCTAAGTATCTTGGTGAAGCCGGACTGAAAACCGTTCTTTTTGAGAAGAAGCTCTCCATAGGAGGAGGAATGTGGGGCGGAGGAATGATGTTCCCTCGCATAGTAGTACAGGAAGATGCAAAGCACATCCTCGATGATTTTGGGATCAATTACCACGAGTATGAAAAAGGATACTATGTTGCAAGTTCAGTGGAATCTGTAGGAAAGCTCATCAGTGGTGCTACTGATGCAGGTACCGAGATATTCAACCTCATTGATGTTGAAGACGTTATGATAAGGGAGAACGACACTGTTTGCGGACTTGTCATCAACTGGGGAGCGGTATCAATGATGCGCCTCCATGTAGACCCGCTGGCGATTCGTGCAAAGGTGGTCATTGACGGAACCGGCCATGATGCAGGAGTATGCAGCACTGTCCAGCGCAAGATACCAGGAACAGAAATGGATCTTGATGTCATTGGTGAGAAACCAATGTGGGCAGATGTCGGAGAGAAGATCCTCATGGAAACAACAAAGGAAGTCTACCCCGGACTCATAGTCACCGGCATGGCTGCAAATGCAGTGGCAGGTGCACCGAGAATGGGACCTGTATTTGGCGGCATGATGCTCTCCGGCAAAAAAGCTGCTGAACTTGCCATTGAGAAGTTACAAAAATAA
- the purF gene encoding amidophosphoribosyltransferase gives MREECGVAGVVQFREETHPVPSALRIYYALYALQHRGQESAGITVHDGRQPQTLKGMGLVPEVFDKDDLVSLKGDVGIGHVRYSTSGDSRIENCQPFIVKYKSGNVALAHNGNLVNGLDLRDQLEAEGHVFVANSDTEVIAHLLVKELLKHEPVEAIRNVMKQLNGSYSLVIMIDDLLMTVRDPLGFKPLCFGTIDSGYAVASESVAIDTLNGKLLRDVKPGELIIFRDGEVESHQLFDEKCGAHCVFEYVYFARPDSIIDGQLVYRVRERIGEKLAEEHPVDADMVSPVPDSGITSAIGYSKGSNIDYEESLMKNRYIGRTFILPGQAMRETAVRLKMNTINENIKGNRVVLIDDSIVRGTTSRRIIDMVRNAGAKEVHARIGSPPIVAPCYLGIDMASRDELIAAHKTIKGVEAVINADSLGYLSVDGLVEAIGIERDDLCVGCLTGAYPVEIPGESICQRRQLKLHEF, from the coding sequence ATGCGCGAAGAATGCGGTGTTGCAGGGGTTGTGCAGTTCAGGGAAGAAACGCACCCAGTACCTTCTGCGCTTCGCATCTATTATGCATTGTATGCCTTACAGCATCGTGGTCAGGAATCTGCAGGAATAACTGTCCATGATGGCAGGCAGCCCCAGACCCTCAAGGGTATGGGTCTTGTGCCTGAGGTATTCGATAAGGATGACCTTGTTTCCCTTAAAGGGGACGTTGGTATAGGTCATGTACGCTATTCTACTTCTGGTGATTCAAGGATCGAGAACTGCCAGCCTTTCATTGTGAAATATAAGAGCGGCAATGTAGCACTTGCTCACAACGGGAACCTTGTCAATGGACTGGACCTCAGGGACCAGCTAGAGGCCGAAGGTCATGTCTTTGTTGCTAATTCCGATACAGAGGTAATTGCGCATCTGCTTGTAAAGGAACTTCTCAAGCACGAACCTGTAGAGGCTATTCGCAATGTGATGAAGCAGCTTAATGGTTCCTATTCTCTTGTCATAATGATAGATGACCTGTTAATGACTGTAAGGGACCCACTTGGATTCAAGCCATTATGTTTCGGTACTATCGACTCTGGTTATGCTGTAGCCTCAGAGAGTGTGGCCATTGATACTCTCAATGGTAAGTTGCTCAGGGATGTCAAGCCGGGTGAACTTATTATTTTCAGGGATGGCGAGGTTGAATCACACCAGCTCTTTGATGAGAAATGTGGCGCACACTGCGTATTCGAATATGTTTATTTTGCACGTCCTGATTCTATAATCGACGGACAACTTGTCTACAGGGTCCGCGAGCGCATAGGTGAGAAACTGGCAGAGGAACATCCGGTGGATGCGGATATGGTCTCTCCGGTGCCTGACTCAGGTATCACTTCTGCGATCGGCTATTCCAAGGGCTCGAATATAGACTATGAAGAAAGTCTCATGAAGAACCGTTATATCGGACGTACTTTCATTCTTCCGGGCCAGGCTATGCGTGAAACTGCTGTGCGCCTGAAGATGAATACCATCAATGAGAATATCAAGGGCAACAGGGTTGTCCTGATCGATGATAGTATCGTAAGGGGTACAACTTCCCGTCGTATTATCGATATGGTTCGCAATGCCGGTGCAAAAGAGGTCCACGCACGTATCGGAAGTCCGCCGATCGTGGCACCATGTTATCTTGGTATTGACATGGCTTCCAGGGATGAACTGATAGCCGCTCATAAGACTATCAAGGGTGTCGAGGCTGTGATCAATGCAGATTCACTGGGCTACCTGAGTGTCGATGGTCTCGTAGAGGCTATAGGCATAGAAAGGGATGACCTTTGTGTAGGATGTCTTACGGGTGCTTATCCTGTGGAGATCCCTGGTGAGAGTATCTGTCAGAGAAGACAGTTGAAGTTACATGAATTCTAA
- a CDS encoding 50S ribosomal protein L37e, producing MSKGTPSMGKRQKRTHVKCRRCGSVSLNIHTKQCTSCGFGKTPRMRSYKWQAKCKY from the coding sequence ATGTCAAAAGGTACTCCCTCAATGGGTAAAAGACAGAAGCGCACGCACGTGAAATGCAGGCGCTGCGGTAGTGTTTCACTCAACATCCATACAAAACAGTGCACATCATGCGGCTTTGGAAAGACCCCACGCATGAGAAGCTACAAGTGGCAGGCAAAGTGCAAGTACTAA
- a CDS encoding LSm family protein, producing the protein MGNRPLDILNDALNTPVIVRLKGAREFRGKLQGYDVHMNLVLDDAEELKEGETVRKLGSVVIRGDNVVYVSP; encoded by the coding sequence ATGGGAAACAGACCTCTTGATATATTGAACGATGCTTTGAACACACCTGTAATTGTGAGACTTAAAGGCGCAAGGGAATTCCGTGGTAAACTTCAGGGATATGATGTCCACATGAACCTTGTACTTGATGATGCAGAGGAACTTAAGGAAGGAGAGACAGTGAGGAAACTGGGTAGTGTTGTTATCAGAGGTGACAACGTAGTATACGTTTCCCCGTGA
- the thiD gene encoding bifunctional hydroxymethylpyrimidine kinase/phosphomethylpyrimidine kinase: MSKIPVILTIAGSDSGGGAGIEADIKTISSLGLHPACTITSVTSQNTTGVLSAYDIPCEVIRSQADAVCRDMNIHWAKSGMLSSSEIISTVAGIVKEYDLKLVVDPVMAAEAGGDLLRKDAITTLKEELLPLSHVVTPNINEASILSGIQITNIEEAKTAARIISQTGVNIVIVTGGHLDATDLIYNKQNNTYTLIPGSFVKGGTHGSGCTYSSALTSYLAQGYEIDEAAKMTKEFVVEAIEGSVPVGKGVGPVNQLARLLNDSGRYTVLKNVKEAVDTLRECRDMAYLIPEVGCNIAMATPDARFTTEVAAVTGRIVRSKGKAQVVGDIEFGASSHVARIILTAMKHDPACRACVNIRYSEELVEICRKMDLSVASFSREEEPVDTHTMDWGTTDAIERHGSVPDIIYDKGGTGKEAMIRVMGHTATEVATSAIGIAENYSALREE; this comes from the coding sequence ATGAGCAAAATACCGGTCATATTAACAATAGCAGGATCAGACTCAGGAGGAGGAGCCGGAATTGAGGCAGATATCAAGACAATATCCTCCCTGGGACTTCACCCAGCATGTACGATAACTTCGGTCACATCGCAGAACACAACAGGTGTCTTAAGTGCCTATGACATCCCCTGTGAAGTTATACGCAGCCAGGCAGATGCGGTTTGCAGGGACATGAACATTCATTGGGCCAAGTCAGGAATGCTCTCATCATCCGAGATAATATCGACTGTTGCAGGTATCGTGAAGGAATATGACCTGAAACTGGTGGTCGATCCAGTCATGGCTGCCGAGGCAGGAGGAGACCTGCTACGAAAGGATGCAATAACAACTCTGAAAGAAGAATTGCTTCCCCTGAGCCATGTTGTGACACCGAACATCAATGAAGCCAGTATCCTCTCCGGCATACAGATAACCAACATCGAAGAAGCAAAGACGGCTGCAAGGATCATCAGCCAGACAGGGGTCAACATAGTCATTGTCACCGGCGGACACCTGGATGCTACAGACCTGATATATAACAAACAGAATAACACATACACACTGATCCCCGGAAGCTTTGTGAAAGGAGGGACACACGGATCAGGGTGCACATATTCGTCTGCACTTACATCATACCTTGCACAGGGCTACGAAATCGATGAAGCTGCGAAAATGACAAAGGAATTTGTCGTCGAAGCAATAGAAGGAAGCGTACCTGTTGGAAAAGGGGTCGGACCGGTCAACCAGTTAGCACGTCTATTGAATGATTCCGGAAGATATACAGTCCTGAAGAATGTCAAAGAGGCAGTGGACACCCTCAGAGAATGCAGGGACATGGCATACCTCATACCTGAGGTCGGATGTAATATTGCCATGGCAACCCCTGATGCCCGATTTACAACAGAGGTTGCTGCAGTTACAGGAAGGATAGTAAGGTCTAAAGGAAAGGCACAGGTTGTCGGAGATATCGAGTTCGGTGCGAGCAGCCATGTAGCCCGCATAATACTTACTGCAATGAAACATGACCCAGCCTGCAGAGCCTGTGTTAACATCAGGTACTCGGAAGAACTTGTGGAGATATGCAGGAAAATGGACCTCAGTGTAGCATCCTTCTCCAGAGAGGAAGAACCGGTAGATACACACACAATGGACTGGGGAACAACAGATGCAATTGAAAGGCATGGAAGTGTGCCGGACATCATCTATGACAAAGGCGGAACAGGAAAGGAAGCCATGATAAGGGTCATGGGTCACACCGCCACAGAGGTTGCAACATCAGCCATCGGGATCGCTGAGAACTATTCTGCACTTAGGGAAGAATAA